A DNA window from Bacillota bacterium contains the following coding sequences:
- a CDS encoding carbohydrate ABC transporter permease gives GIYAFIGKYNVQWQYLCAASLVAVVPVFILFLYIEKYLVSGLTAGAVK, from the coding sequence TGGGCATATACGCCTTCATCGGGAAATACAATGTGCAGTGGCAGTATCTCTGCGCGGCCTCGCTCGTTGCAGTGGTCCCGGTATTCATACTGTTCCTGTATATAGAGAAATACCTCGTCAGCGGGCTGACAGCGGGGGCGGTGAAGTAG